In Thermodesulfobacteriota bacterium, a single genomic region encodes these proteins:
- a CDS encoding radical SAM protein codes for MGLPTINVVQLTVTNRCQCRCRHCGVSQLRREMPEELPLDRIEALFQDLKLAGCRVVDLFGGEPTLRHDLCDIIRRGKAYGFFVSLETNGYVIDEAYMAGLVSAGLDQIYVSLDDYRAERHDDVRGRQGCFDRAVRALELGARAGILMHVSIVPPSREFFFSGDMNRFMSFVRERGAAQVRVLLPRFAGDSIRDQGGPLYAGEEKDLFSYVSPEYYPFIYVHTPGTPPGEKNLCTAKQVFCHIMSNGWMTPCPYFPLVFGDAVREPVVDVFERIQSHPLVRLGGDYCPMRNGAYIDTYLRPLGLGRPFFPITVENQIDLGAPCATACPECDYGRRSACRPTDDILQAIDRLPPDYTRIEFYGGDAFRQDALWEILARVPRHMKIVLWTACGPPGIDAATAERLRSFPVEAVKILLALPSPATQPQTDVPAELASALEKAGVMARLGLPVHLYVPVDLMAVIHRSLAERLHETGVERLYSISRDDARPLVNAVACFGKAVGTARLLWARR; via the coding sequence ATGGGCCTGCCGACGATCAACGTGGTGCAGTTGACGGTGACCAACCGTTGCCAGTGCCGCTGCCGGCACTGCGGTGTGTCGCAACTGCGCCGGGAAATGCCGGAGGAACTCCCCCTGGACCGGATCGAGGCGCTTTTCCAGGACCTGAAACTGGCCGGGTGCCGGGTGGTCGATCTGTTCGGCGGCGAGCCCACCCTGCGGCATGATTTGTGTGACATCATCCGGCGGGGCAAGGCATACGGCTTCTTCGTCTCTCTGGAGACCAACGGGTATGTTATTGACGAGGCTTACATGGCCGGCCTGGTGTCGGCCGGGCTGGATCAGATCTATGTCAGCCTGGATGACTACCGGGCCGAACGCCATGACGATGTCCGCGGCCGGCAGGGGTGTTTTGATCGGGCCGTGCGGGCCCTGGAGCTGGGCGCCCGGGCGGGCATCCTCATGCATGTCTCCATCGTTCCGCCGAGCCGGGAATTTTTTTTCAGCGGGGACATGAACCGGTTCATGAGTTTTGTCCGGGAGCGCGGCGCCGCGCAGGTCCGGGTGCTGCTGCCCCGGTTCGCCGGTGATTCCATCCGCGACCAGGGCGGCCCCCTGTACGCCGGAGAAGAAAAGGACCTCTTCTCCTATGTTTCTCCGGAATACTATCCGTTCATCTACGTTCATACGCCGGGAACGCCGCCGGGCGAAAAAAACCTGTGCACGGCCAAACAGGTCTTCTGCCATATCATGAGCAACGGCTGGATGACGCCCTGTCCATACTTCCCGCTGGTCTTCGGGGACGCCGTCCGGGAACCGGTCGTGGATGTGTTCGAGCGCATCCAGTCCCATCCCCTGGTCCGCCTGGGCGGCGACTACTGCCCCATGAGAAACGGGGCGTATATCGACACCTATCTGCGGCCGCTGGGCCTGGGCCGTCCTTTTTTTCCCATTACCGTGGAGAATCAGATCGATCTGGGCGCCCCCTGCGCCACCGCTTGCCCGGAATGCGATTACGGCCGGCGGTCCGCCTGCCGGCCGACGGACGATATCCTTCAGGCAATCGACAGGCTGCCGCCCGACTATACCCGGATCGAATTTTACGGCGGGGACGCCTTCCGGCAGGATGCCCTGTGGGAAATCCTGGCCCGTGTGCCCCGGCACATGAAGATCGTTCTCTGGACCGCCTGCGGCCCACCGGGTATTGATGCCGCCACGGCCGAACGTCTCCGATCCTTTCCCGTGGAAGCCGTTAAGATTCTTCTGGCGCTGCCCTCGCCGGCAACGCAACCGCAAACGGATGTGCCGGCGGAACTGGCCTCCGCCCTTGAAAAGGCCGGGGTCATGGCCCGGCTGGGCCTGCCGGTCCACCTGTACGTGCCCGTGGATCTCATGGCCGTTATTCACCGTTCCCTGGCGGAGCGATTACATGAGACCGGCGTGGAGCGGCTCTACTCCATCAGCAGAGATGACGCCCGCCCCCTGGTCAATGCCGTGGCCTGTTTCGGGAAAGCGGTCGGAACCGCCCGCCTGCTCTGGGCCCGGCGGTAA
- a CDS encoding radical SAM protein — translation MAPSFFIIDPSKRCEPSAYLFTRAVNFFLANGYVPAGDVEESDIVLVNSCCVTEDKIATSRQALDAARAGGGGKQIVLLGCLAELPPDGPEPENLIRIGPHCLDRLQDHFAYRIPLDRIETHQLPPVFYEPGQGLGYRDYFVMIAQGCANGCSYCNIRRAKGDVRSRHPETIRAEIRQGLSAGVKEFALLADDCASYGRDLGTDLAALLEDIFAVADGFRVKLGYLFPRFVLTHFDRLKGLFGTGRISYVNIPVQSGSQRILDLMNRRYTAEAVREKVLQLRDAAPETRFCTHLMINFPTETEADFQASLVLADAFETAIFLNYSDNRGTAAADIYPKVSDEERRKRLDRASDYVNRRGPGGGAVISDFNCDLPYNVTRETGG, via the coding sequence ATGGCACCATCTTTCTTCATCATCGATCCCAGCAAACGGTGTGAACCGAGCGCCTATCTTTTTACCCGGGCGGTGAATTTTTTTCTGGCCAACGGCTATGTCCCGGCCGGTGATGTCGAAGAAAGCGACATCGTCCTGGTAAACTCCTGCTGCGTCACCGAGGACAAGATCGCGACCTCGCGGCAGGCTTTAGATGCCGCCCGGGCCGGGGGCGGAGGAAAACAGATCGTGCTGCTGGGCTGCCTGGCCGAGCTGCCGCCTGACGGGCCGGAACCGGAAAACCTCATCCGTATCGGTCCGCATTGCCTGGATCGGCTGCAAGATCATTTTGCTTACCGGATCCCGCTGGACCGGATCGAGACGCATCAACTGCCGCCGGTTTTTTATGAGCCGGGCCAGGGGCTGGGATACCGGGACTATTTTGTCATGATCGCCCAGGGGTGCGCCAACGGCTGTTCCTACTGCAACATCCGGCGGGCCAAGGGGGATGTCCGCAGCCGGCACCCGGAAACCATCCGGGCTGAAATCCGGCAGGGCCTTTCGGCCGGAGTGAAGGAGTTCGCGCTGCTGGCCGATGACTGTGCCAGCTACGGGCGGGATCTCGGGACGGATCTGGCGGCACTGCTGGAGGATATTTTTGCCGTCGCGGACGGGTTCCGGGTGAAACTGGGATATCTGTTCCCGCGCTTTGTCCTCACCCATTTTGACCGCCTCAAGGGGCTGTTCGGAACCGGCCGGATCAGCTATGTCAACATCCCGGTGCAGTCCGGGTCTCAACGGATTCTGGATCTCATGAACCGCCGCTACACAGCCGAAGCGGTCCGGGAGAAAGTGCTGCAACTCCGGGATGCCGCGCCGGAAACCCGGTTCTGCACTCATCTCATGATCAATTTTCCCACGGAAACCGAAGCGGATTTTCAGGCTTCCCTGGTCCTGGCCGACGCCTTTGAAACCGCCATTTTTCTGAACTATTCCGACAACCGGGGGACGGCCGCCGCCGACATTTATCCCAAGGTGTCCGACGAGGAGCGGCGGAAGCGGCTGGACCGGGCCTCGGATTACGTCAACCGCCGCGGGCCCGGCGGCGGTGCCGTCATCAGCGATTTTAACTGCGACCTTCCCTATAATGTGACCCGCGAAACGGGGGGATAA
- a CDS encoding radical SAM protein: protein MEAGTPAYPPAQPVVTPDIDGSVSRGRIFIFDPIKRCEPNAYQFTRMVKFFLVNGYVMTGDIGESDIILVNSCCVTKDMLAASRADLDAALARGKGKRVVLFGCLAGLPLPGVDRKDLIVIGPEHPDTLLELERHFPHHVPLSRIEVHHLPPVFYEPSQGLGYGDYLVMIAHGCANGCSYCNIRRVKGGVRSRPPETILDEIRQGLSLGVKEFALVADDCASYGRDLGIDLTLLLERMFSLGDGFRVKLGYLFPGMVLSHFERLRDLFATGRISYVNIPVQSGSQRILDLMNRRYDIAGIRQAVRQLRAAAPRTPFCTHFMINFPTESEADFQDCLHLADEFDGVIFLNYSDNQGTIAAGIQPKVPEQEVRRRLDLASDYVNRRRPGSGVVIGHFDCNMPYNLDRKARGC, encoded by the coding sequence GTGGAAGCTGGAACACCGGCATATCCGCCGGCGCAGCCTGTTGTCACGCCCGACATCGACGGTTCAGTTAGCCGCGGCCGGATTTTTATCTTTGATCCCATCAAACGCTGCGAGCCCAACGCCTACCAGTTTACCCGGATGGTAAAATTTTTTCTGGTCAACGGATATGTGATGACCGGCGACATCGGCGAAAGCGACATCATCCTGGTCAATTCCTGTTGCGTCACCAAAGATATGCTGGCGGCCTCGCGGGCGGACCTGGACGCCGCCCTGGCCCGGGGAAAGGGCAAGCGGGTCGTGCTCTTCGGCTGCCTGGCCGGCCTGCCGCTTCCGGGGGTGGACCGGAAGGACCTGATCGTCATCGGCCCCGAGCACCCGGACACGCTCCTGGAACTGGAACGGCACTTTCCCCACCACGTCCCCTTGAGCCGGATCGAGGTGCATCACCTGCCGCCGGTCTTTTATGAGCCCAGCCAGGGGCTGGGGTACGGAGACTACCTGGTCATGATCGCCCACGGCTGCGCCAACGGCTGTTCCTACTGCAATATCCGGCGGGTCAAGGGCGGCGTCCGCAGCCGGCCGCCGGAAACCATTCTGGATGAAATCCGGCAGGGGCTGTCACTGGGGGTGAAGGAGTTCGCCCTGGTGGCCGATGACTGCGCCAGTTATGGCCGGGATCTGGGGATCGATCTGACGCTGCTTCTGGAAAGGATGTTTTCCCTCGGGGACGGGTTCCGGGTGAAGCTGGGCTATTTGTTCCCCGGAATGGTGTTGAGTCATTTTGAACGGCTCCGGGACCTGTTTGCCACCGGCCGGATCTCCTACGTCAACATTCCGGTGCAGTCCGGCTCCCAGCGGATTCTTGACCTCATGAACCGGCGCTATGACATCGCCGGAATCCGGCAGGCCGTCCGGCAACTGCGGGCCGCGGCCCCGCGTACGCCCTTCTGTACCCATTTCATGATTAATTTCCCCACTGAATCCGAGGCTGATTTCCAGGACTGCCTGCACCTGGCCGATGAGTTTGATGGCGTGATTTTTCTCAACTACTCCGACAATCAGGGGACCATTGCCGCCGGCATCCAGCCCAAGGTCCCGGAGCAGGAAGTGCGCCGTCGTCTGGATCTGGCTTCGGACTATGTCAATCGCCGCCGGCCCGGCAGTGGTGTCGTGATCGGTCATTTCGACTGCAACATGCCTTACAACCTGGACCGGAAAGCAAGGGGCTGCTGA
- a CDS encoding radical SAM protein produces MKITIYNLHDLCEHNTLFLSRARRYFELNGHHVIDDSDQGDGVDMIFVGGCAVTDAMRQRCEENIRELAASRNRARVVVFGCLAAFPENLLTGDATENRIALIPVREGRALDNIIDARIPFESVSVNHLTGHVPYQPRMGSDDAYVLIAQGCVNDCSYCTIKKAKGAVTSRPEAAIVSEIRDLYDRGTRTVTLLADDCGSYGLDGATDLPSLLDRLNRTTPGMNYKIYAMFPGIFLKQARRLEPFVAGRRIAYMCLPVQSAAPRILDLMNRRYDTGEVAEAIGRLKSLDPELFVCSHFIYNFPTETPEEFEQSLNFARYFDHCVFIGYGENSGTRAAAIFPKCDDRELQTKTRRLEGLVREGRLTAFVVPRT; encoded by the coding sequence ATGAAAATTACCATCTACAATCTGCATGACCTGTGTGAACACAACACCTTGTTCCTATCCCGGGCCCGGCGATACTTTGAGCTGAACGGCCACCATGTGATCGACGATTCGGATCAGGGAGACGGGGTGGACATGATTTTTGTTGGCGGCTGCGCCGTCACCGACGCCATGCGCCAGCGGTGCGAGGAAAATATTCGAGAACTTGCGGCGTCCCGGAATCGGGCCCGGGTGGTGGTGTTCGGCTGCCTGGCAGCCTTTCCGGAAAATCTGCTGACCGGCGATGCCACCGAAAACCGCATCGCCCTCATTCCTGTCCGGGAAGGCCGGGCGCTGGACAACATCATCGACGCCCGAATCCCCTTTGAATCGGTCAGCGTTAATCATTTGACGGGGCATGTCCCCTATCAGCCCCGTATGGGTTCCGACGATGCCTATGTGCTGATAGCCCAGGGATGCGTCAATGACTGCAGTTACTGCACCATCAAAAAGGCCAAGGGCGCGGTGACCAGCCGCCCGGAAGCGGCCATCGTCTCGGAAATCCGCGACCTTTACGACCGGGGCACCCGCACCGTGACCCTGCTGGCCGACGACTGCGGCTCCTATGGACTGGACGGGGCCACGGATCTGCCGTCGCTGCTGGACCGGCTTAACCGCACGACCCCCGGAATGAACTACAAAATTTACGCCATGTTCCCGGGGATTTTTTTGAAACAGGCGAGGCGGCTTGAGCCGTTTGTCGCCGGCCGCCGGATTGCCTACATGTGTCTGCCGGTTCAGTCGGCCGCCCCCCGGATTCTGGACCTGATGAACCGGCGCTATGATACCGGCGAAGTGGCTGAAGCCATCGGTCGGCTCAAGTCGCTTGACCCGGAGCTGTTTGTATGTTCTCATTTCATTTATAATTTTCCCACCGAAACGCCGGAGGAGTTTGAACAGAGCCTGAATTTCGCCCGTTATTTTGATCATTGCGTGTTCATCGGCTACGGGGAAAACAGCGGCACCCGGGCGGCGGCCATTTTCCCGAAATGCGATGACCGGGAGCTGCAAACCAAGACCCGGCGCCTGGAAGGACTGGTCCGGGAAGGCCGGCTGACCGCCTTCGTGGTGCCGCGTACGTGA
- a CDS encoding DUF3192 domain-containing protein, with translation MKKILVCVVILVCLCSCASTQKKMLTLTTGMSQEQVITVMGVPERSELYEAVDGSMVSILYYRMKDRGAVILTLKDESTPVVLVNGQLIGWGERLLDSNINQLRVKTK, from the coding sequence ATGAAAAAAATTCTCGTGTGCGTCGTTATTCTTGTTTGCCTGTGTTCATGCGCGTCAACCCAGAAGAAAATGCTGACGTTGACCACCGGCATGTCCCAGGAGCAGGTCATCACGGTCATGGGTGTTCCGGAAAGGAGCGAGTTGTACGAAGCGGTGGACGGCAGCATGGTTTCCATTCTTTATTACCGCATGAAAGACAGGGGCGCGGTCATCCTGACACTGAAAGATGAAAGCACCCCGGTCGTTCTGGTCAATGGCCAGTTGATCGGATGGGGGGAGAGACTGCTTGACTCCAACATCAACCAGCTTCGGGTGAAAACAAAATAG